A genomic window from Pecten maximus chromosome 4, xPecMax1.1, whole genome shotgun sequence includes:
- the LOC117325202 gene encoding p21-activated protein kinase-interacting protein 1-like, with the protein MEELIMEVVVGTYDEVLLGYKIIRVAEAYQFDQSFTDHSHMGCVKTLSISKKGILASGGTDETIRLINLKKRTELGSLVQHSGTVTCLKFHQGSHMFSTSEDGTIGMWKYFTWECLKTLRGHTSAVNYISIHPSGRLALSVGRDKTLRTWNLITGRSAYTTNIKQEASQVVWSPSGNHYAVVFFTRIDIYNTQTAEVISTVKTTHRVNDLAFISKTVLVYGGEGGQVYFYNIVNKTTVHNLDTQTNRIRAMTVVPAPPEECEESIENSHWLFTASSDGHIKIFKVQCDEDEVHTALVVSHNTTFRVTCMAVSVFKSKSKEGTKKDSQHVNVKKIKGESQEVVTDTKTEKSQKEASKGTSRDKSQVADKKLKKVGKVSRKRKTETESQDSGVNVSHEVRSENESTKTKKVKFSETVTSEKTTKKLKKIKQKKEVAKSKCHVTFPDGKQKKKKMKS; encoded by the exons atggAAGAATTAATCATGGAAGTTGTCGTCGGTACTTATGACGAGGTCCTACTCGGTTATAAGATAATTAGGGTTGCAGAG GCCTACCAGTTCGATCAGAGTTTTACAGACCATTCACATATGGGATGTGTGAAAACCTTATCAATATCAAAGAAAGGGATCCTAGCGTCCGGTGGTACAGATGAGACGATCCGCTTGATTAACCTTAAGAAGAGGACAGAACTTGGTTCCCTAGTCCAACATTCAG GCACGGTGACGTGTTTGAAATTCCACCAAGGCAGTCACATGTTCAGCACGAGCGAGGATGGCACAATAGGGATGTGGAAGTACTTTACCTGGGAGTGTTTGAAAACTCTTCGAGGACACAC GTCGGCCGTTAATTACATTTCCATTCACCCAAGTGGGAGGCTAGCTCTGTCAGTGGGACGAGATAAGACGCTACGTACCTGGAACCTGATTACTGGGCGGTCTGCCTACACCACCAACATCAAACAAG AGGCTTCTCAGGTTGTTTGGTCCCCAAGTGGTAACCACTATGCTGTGGTCTTTTTCACAAGAATCgacatatataatacacag ACAGCTGAAGTCATCAGCACAGTGAAAACAACACACAGAGTCAATGACTTGGCTTTCATTTCT AAAACAGTACTTGTGTATGGAGGAGAAGGAGGACAGGTGTATTTCTACAACATCGTCAACAAAACCACTGTTCATAACTTAGACACACAGacaaacag aattcGAGCCATGACTGTTGTGCCTGCACCACCAGAGGAATGTGAGGAGAGCATTGAAAACAGCCACTGGCTGTTCACAGCCTCCAGCGATGGACAcatcaaaatattcaaagtaCAGTGTGACGAG GATGAAGTGCATACTGCTCTTGTAGTTTCCCATAACACCACCTTCAGAGTGACGTGCATGGCAGTGTCCGTGTTCAAAAGTAAATCCAAAGAAGGCACAAAGAAAGATTCTCAGCATGTCAAtgtcaaaaaaataaaaggtGAATCACAGGAGGTTGTCACGGATACAAAGACAGAAAAATCACAGAAGGAGGCATCAAAAGGCACATCTCGGGACAAATCACAGGTGGCTGATAAAAAGTTGAAAAAAGTTGGGAAAGTCTCCAGGAAAAGAAAGACTGAAACAGAATCACAGGATTCTGGAGTTAATGTGTCACATGAAGTTCGCAGTGAGAATGAAAGCACGAAAACAAAGAAAGTCAAATTCAGTGAAACTGTTACatcagaaaaaacaacaaagaaacttaaaaaaatcaaacagaAAAAAGAAGTCGCAAAATCTAAATGCCATGTTACGTTTCCAGATGGTAaacagaagaaaaagaagatgAAATCTTGA